The following are from one region of the Corynebacterium hindlerae genome:
- a CDS encoding ABC transporter substrate-binding protein, with translation MLLKDARLAIATLSAAALLVGCAEPVEKVDDKAKSGEKTKITVYPSEPEAKVDEINKAFQEKNPNIEVEVFRAGTGDLNARIESEKKTGKIGADILWAADAPTFETYAKAGDLAKLDNLDTKAVIDDAKDPNNFYVGTRIIPTVIAYNTKEITEAPGSWKDLTDPKFLDKLVLPDPAVSGAAAFNASAWKNDSALGEEFVKGLGANKPMIAKSNGPASQEIASGSRPVGIVVDYLVRDLAVKGSPVAVSYPKEGAPFITEPAGIFKTSDKQEAATKYLEFLISKEGQELAVKQNYLPVREDAGAPKDAPKLNDIALMDQDLEKITADKKAAVAAFQEAMK, from the coding sequence ATGCTCCTCAAAGATGCACGCCTGGCCATCGCTACGCTGTCTGCAGCTGCTCTCCTCGTGGGTTGTGCAGAACCTGTAGAAAAGGTCGACGATAAGGCAAAGTCTGGTGAGAAGACCAAGATTACGGTGTACCCTTCGGAGCCTGAGGCGAAGGTTGATGAGATCAACAAGGCTTTCCAGGAGAAGAATCCAAACATCGAAGTTGAGGTCTTCCGAGCTGGTACCGGTGACCTGAACGCGCGCATCGAATCCGAGAAGAAGACTGGCAAGATCGGCGCCGACATCCTGTGGGCAGCCGACGCTCCAACTTTTGAGACATACGCAAAGGCAGGTGACCTGGCAAAGCTGGACAACTTGGACACCAAGGCAGTGATTGATGACGCGAAGGATCCAAACAACTTTTACGTCGGCACCCGCATCATTCCAACCGTTATTGCCTACAACACGAAGGAAATCACCGAAGCCCCAGGTTCCTGGAAGGATTTGACCGATCCTAAGTTCCTGGACAAGTTGGTTCTTCCTGATCCTGCCGTGTCTGGTGCTGCAGCGTTCAATGCATCTGCTTGGAAGAATGATTCAGCTCTCGGCGAAGAGTTCGTCAAGGGCCTTGGCGCGAACAAGCCAATGATCGCAAAGTCCAACGGGCCAGCATCCCAGGAGATTGCTTCCGGTTCTCGCCCGGTCGGCATCGTGGTTGACTACCTGGTCCGTGATCTTGCGGTGAAGGGCTCCCCAGTGGCCGTTTCTTATCCGAAGGAAGGCGCCCCATTTATCACTGAGCCCGCGGGCATCTTCAAGACTTCTGACAAGCAGGAAGCAGCCACGAAGTACCTGGAGTTCCTGATCTCCAAGGAAGGCCAGGAACTGGCAGTCAAGCAAAACTACCTCCCAGTTCGCGAGGACGCAGGTGCACCAAAGGACGCGCCTAAACTGAATGACATTGCGCTGATGGACCAGGACCTGGAGAAGATCACCGCTGATAAGAAGGCCGCCGTCGCTGCCTTCCAGGAAGCAATGAAGTGA
- a CDS encoding ABC transporter permease: protein MRMGVWLILIGLFLAPLGLVVSLAFGGNQWPILFEQGLGKATWNSVYTTVFASVGALVVGTAGALILERTDVRGAQLLRLFLLSPLLVPPFIGAIAWMQLFGPKQGVNSWFGREVWNVYGADGVIVLMILHSYPVVYLVIAAALKQIPGDMEHAARISGAGTFTALRTVTIPLLRSALLSAFTLTAVANLADFGIPAILGSPERFETLATMIYCFMDSGTVANPLQVVSTVGVVLLLLGIGAVICDYLVSLWASASMPDTGATQRYPLGILRLPVTVVAWGLGLAVTLAPLLGLTYRSLLPAPGVPFTTETVSFDNFRLALGNPRVVEGFGNSALLAVSAALLCGVLGWVAGIIVTRTRHWSNVPMSLVILLPTALPGLIIGVGWLILGRYTGTYNTRWVILGAYVCAFTALVLQAVRAPLQQTPLAVEEVARVSGASRLRALLTTGLISLPAAISGAVLVLVTAVRELTISILLVAPGTTTLGVQVFNLQLAGDYNQASALSLLFVLVGVAALGFTVKDRA, encoded by the coding sequence ATGAGGATGGGCGTTTGGCTCATCCTCATTGGCCTTTTTCTCGCTCCTCTTGGCCTGGTTGTCTCGCTCGCCTTCGGAGGCAACCAATGGCCCATTCTCTTTGAGCAAGGGCTCGGCAAAGCTACCTGGAACTCGGTCTACACCACCGTCTTCGCCAGCGTTGGCGCACTTGTTGTGGGTACGGCAGGCGCTCTCATTCTGGAACGCACCGATGTGCGTGGGGCGCAGCTGTTGAGGCTTTTCCTGCTTTCTCCGCTGCTGGTGCCACCGTTCATTGGCGCGATTGCGTGGATGCAGCTGTTTGGGCCGAAACAGGGAGTCAACAGTTGGTTTGGTCGGGAAGTATGGAATGTCTATGGCGCTGATGGCGTCATTGTGCTGATGATCCTCCACTCCTATCCAGTGGTGTATTTGGTGATCGCAGCAGCGCTCAAGCAAATCCCCGGAGACATGGAACACGCCGCCCGGATCAGTGGCGCCGGGACGTTCACCGCACTGCGCACCGTCACCATCCCGTTGCTGCGCTCTGCGCTGCTCAGTGCGTTTACCCTTACTGCAGTAGCCAATCTCGCAGACTTCGGCATCCCAGCTATTCTCGGCTCTCCCGAGCGCTTTGAAACACTGGCCACCATGATCTACTGCTTCATGGATTCCGGGACTGTAGCTAATCCACTCCAGGTAGTGTCGACAGTCGGCGTCGTGCTGTTGTTGCTGGGAATAGGTGCCGTTATCTGCGACTACCTGGTGTCCCTCTGGGCGTCGGCAAGTATGCCCGATACGGGCGCGACGCAGCGGTATCCACTTGGTATTCTGCGTCTGCCGGTCACTGTTGTCGCTTGGGGCCTCGGGCTCGCAGTGACGTTGGCGCCACTGCTCGGGCTTACCTACCGCTCGCTGCTGCCAGCTCCGGGCGTACCGTTCACTACGGAGACCGTCAGCTTCGATAATTTCCGCTTGGCGCTGGGCAACCCACGCGTCGTCGAGGGCTTTGGCAATTCCGCGCTGCTTGCTGTTTCGGCCGCCCTGTTGTGTGGCGTGCTCGGTTGGGTGGCGGGAATCATCGTGACCCGCACAAGGCACTGGAGCAATGTGCCCATGTCGCTGGTAATCCTGCTGCCCACCGCGCTACCAGGGCTGATCATTGGTGTGGGATGGCTGATTCTTGGCCGTTACACCGGCACCTACAACACTAGGTGGGTGATCCTGGGCGCATATGTGTGCGCGTTCACTGCGCTGGTACTGCAAGCCGTGCGAGCCCCATTGCAGCAAACCCCGCTCGCAGTGGAAGAAGTCGCACGCGTTTCCGGGGCCTCGCGCCTGCGCGCTCTGCTCACCACCGGTTTAATCTCGCTGCCGGCAGCCATTTCGGGTGCAGTGCTGGTGCTGGTCACCGCCGTTCGTGAGCTCACCATCTCCATCCTCTTGGTCGCGCCGGGCACCACCACTCTCGGCGTGCAAGTTTTCAACCTGCAACTGGCCGGTGACTACAACCAGGCCAGCGCTCTGTCACTCCTCTTCGTCCTCGTTGGCGTTGCAGCACTCGGCTTCACAGTAAAGGACCGCGCATGA
- a CDS encoding ABC transporter ATP-binding protein yields the protein MIQLSGLGVTFPDGTTGLSDINLSVEPGEFVALVGPSGSGKTTLLRTIAGFIEPTEGTLLIDGDPMRGVPPEKRHLGMVFQQHAVWPHMNVYENVAYPLRRGGVFSAERVGEALEMVGLEGFAKRKPASLSGGQRQRVALARAIVADPRVLLLDEALSALDEPLRDSLRRDLVTLVRSKGLTTIHVTHDRAEALALADRVVVLSGGKILQVAPPAELLSAPISAEVASFIADATVLPSGEWVLPSDVTVVPEKTGKLDGTVQSVLFERGGYSVTVLAGELTFRAFTEEKLEVGQHVGVDFP from the coding sequence ATGATTCAGCTCAGCGGCCTGGGGGTCACCTTCCCAGACGGCACAACCGGACTCAGCGACATCAACCTCAGCGTCGAACCCGGCGAATTCGTTGCCCTCGTCGGTCCCTCAGGATCAGGCAAGACGACGTTGCTGCGCACCATCGCCGGATTCATCGAACCAACCGAGGGCACGCTGCTTATCGACGGCGATCCGATGAGAGGAGTCCCGCCGGAAAAACGCCATCTGGGCATGGTCTTTCAGCAGCATGCAGTGTGGCCACACATGAATGTATATGAGAACGTGGCTTACCCACTGCGCCGAGGTGGCGTGTTCTCTGCGGAGCGCGTCGGCGAAGCGCTGGAAATGGTGGGGCTGGAAGGCTTTGCCAAGCGAAAGCCCGCGTCGCTGTCTGGTGGTCAGCGTCAGCGCGTCGCCTTGGCTCGCGCCATCGTGGCAGATCCGCGAGTATTACTGCTGGATGAGGCGCTTTCTGCGCTCGATGAGCCGCTGCGTGACTCCCTTCGACGTGACCTCGTTACCCTCGTACGATCGAAAGGGCTCACCACCATTCATGTGACTCACGATCGTGCTGAAGCCCTAGCCCTCGCGGATAGGGTAGTGGTTTTGTCTGGCGGAAAAATCTTGCAAGTAGCTCCGCCCGCTGAGCTGCTGTCTGCACCAATTTCTGCTGAGGTAGCGTCTTTCATTGCCGACGCAACCGTGCTGCCCTCCGGGGAATGGGTGCTGCCTTCCGATGTAACTGTTGTTCCGGAAAAAACCGGCAAACTCGACGGTACAGTTCAATCAGTGCTGTTTGAACGCGGTGGCTACTCCGTCACCGTTCTTGCTGGTGAACTGACCTTCCGCGCTTTCACTGAAGAAAAGCTCGAGGTTGGACAACACGTGGGAGTCGACTTTCCCTAG
- a CDS encoding Lrp/AsnC family transcriptional regulator has protein sequence MLDETDVVLVGALFFDPRATFDALGHVAGVSASTASRRLRRLVESRTIRVVGEVSWHLFSQTYPVHAWISVSGREYSAVAREVAQLPEAQHVASLYGREPVFATLHGQNDIDTVRVIDQIHCIDGVSAVYTLPVLQWAVKASGWNPMLLEGEHLERAQAILPLNGPPHLPQITATSELPRTKAEVMALSALQQDGRLTATELSGVIGASIPTAQRLINRLIDDGWFRPRVECNLAAIGMGCKFLVRVQSDPQHTESVLCEFSPHPANRFVTQIAGDSDVFATGVCRNRHELTTILNHDFAAISGLKATQTNIIARDWKRYWTSIDEDGNLGEFTPPALWPAS, from the coding sequence ATGCTTGATGAAACAGATGTTGTCCTGGTCGGAGCGCTTTTCTTTGATCCCCGCGCCACCTTCGATGCCTTAGGGCACGTCGCGGGCGTTTCAGCATCGACAGCTTCCCGCCGACTTCGTCGCCTCGTGGAATCGCGAACAATTCGTGTAGTCGGTGAAGTGTCTTGGCATCTGTTTTCCCAGACCTACCCGGTTCACGCTTGGATAAGCGTTTCAGGGCGAGAATATTCCGCCGTGGCCCGCGAAGTCGCCCAGCTGCCCGAAGCCCAGCATGTGGCCTCACTTTATGGTCGAGAACCAGTGTTTGCCACGCTGCACGGCCAAAACGACATCGATACCGTCCGAGTCATCGATCAGATTCATTGCATTGACGGAGTCTCCGCCGTCTACACGCTTCCCGTGCTGCAATGGGCTGTAAAGGCTTCAGGTTGGAATCCAATGTTGCTGGAAGGTGAACACCTGGAGAGAGCCCAAGCAATTCTGCCTCTGAATGGGCCACCCCACTTGCCTCAGATAACAGCTACCTCTGAGCTTCCACGCACCAAGGCGGAAGTCATGGCGCTCAGCGCACTACAACAAGATGGCCGACTGACTGCAACGGAACTTAGTGGAGTGATCGGCGCATCGATCCCCACTGCGCAGCGCCTGATTAACCGCCTTATCGACGACGGCTGGTTCCGTCCCCGCGTCGAATGCAACCTCGCAGCTATCGGCATGGGCTGCAAGTTCCTGGTGCGCGTTCAGTCCGACCCGCAGCACACAGAGTCCGTTCTGTGTGAGTTTTCCCCGCATCCCGCCAACCGATTCGTGACGCAAATCGCCGGCGACTCGGATGTCTTCGCCACCGGCGTGTGCAGAAATCGCCACGAACTCACGACGATCCTCAACCACGATTTCGCCGCGATCTCTGGGCTCAAGGCCACCCAGACCAACATCATCGCGCGCGATTGGAAGCGCTACTGGACGAGCATCGACGAGGACGGAAACCTAGGAGAATTCACTCCGCCTGCACTGTGGCCCGCCAGCTAG
- a CDS encoding AbgT family transporter, whose translation MSAPVQASTQEVSGGKLIQLAFRSINAIEKWGNKLPHPFWLFCILSVLLIVLSAVLKAMGVTAVNPADGKTIAIKSLLSQAGAEVIIGDVVKNFADFPPLATILTTMLGIVIAERSGLFDAVLRLTVLRIPARFTTFALAYAGMIGHVAGDAAYVTLIPLGGIVFKSLGRSPVLGCIVAFVSVSAGYDASPSITPTDILLSTISTAAIHTMDPAGFMNPTSNYFFSLASSVLVALTITIVVEKVLVKRPDLEEDEDVTGEATTISSLDLSSNERAGIRMATLVGMLFFVALVIAMTIPDSPFRGPQNELLKSPVMEGMAGVIGLFFAFVGFAYGKAAKTYSKLGDVIPAMTEGFKSMAPILVLFFAIAQFLAYFKWTGIGQVLAIYGADIFKQINAPGWAILLGMALVISVMNLILTSGSAMWALAAPVFIPMLMLLGIEPEATQAMYRVADSVTNCVTPMSPYFVMALGFIQSYKKSAGIGTLASFTLPLAGVIWVVWVAFFMIWYLTGIPFGF comes from the coding sequence ATGTCAGCACCTGTCCAAGCTTCGACACAAGAGGTTTCGGGAGGAAAGCTCATTCAGCTTGCTTTCCGCTCAATTAATGCCATCGAAAAGTGGGGCAACAAGCTGCCACATCCGTTTTGGCTGTTCTGCATTCTTTCCGTGCTGCTCATCGTTCTCAGCGCAGTTCTCAAAGCAATGGGCGTTACCGCGGTGAACCCAGCTGACGGCAAGACAATCGCTATCAAATCGCTACTGTCCCAGGCTGGTGCAGAAGTCATCATTGGCGACGTAGTGAAGAATTTTGCGGACTTCCCGCCGCTTGCCACTATTTTGACCACGATGCTCGGCATTGTGATCGCCGAAAGGAGCGGGCTTTTCGACGCTGTCCTACGCCTGACCGTGCTGCGAATTCCAGCGCGCTTCACCACGTTTGCGCTCGCATACGCAGGCATGATCGGTCACGTTGCTGGCGACGCCGCTTACGTAACGTTGATTCCTCTTGGTGGAATCGTCTTCAAATCCTTGGGGCGTAGCCCAGTGCTCGGATGCATTGTAGCGTTCGTGTCTGTATCCGCGGGCTATGATGCATCGCCGTCGATTACTCCGACCGACATTTTGCTCTCCACCATTTCGACCGCTGCAATCCACACCATGGATCCTGCTGGATTCATGAACCCAACGTCTAACTACTTCTTCTCCTTGGCATCCTCCGTACTGGTCGCTTTGACTATCACCATCGTTGTGGAAAAGGTGCTGGTCAAGCGTCCAGATTTGGAGGAAGACGAAGACGTGACTGGCGAAGCTACCACCATTTCGTCATTGGATCTCAGCAGCAATGAACGCGCCGGAATACGCATGGCCACCCTCGTCGGAATGCTGTTTTTCGTTGCGCTCGTTATCGCTATGACAATTCCGGATTCGCCGTTCCGTGGTCCCCAGAATGAGCTGCTGAAGTCCCCAGTGATGGAAGGAATGGCAGGTGTTATTGGCCTGTTTTTCGCCTTTGTGGGCTTTGCCTACGGGAAGGCTGCAAAGACTTACTCGAAGCTTGGCGACGTCATCCCAGCCATGACTGAAGGATTTAAGTCTATGGCTCCGATTCTGGTGTTGTTCTTCGCCATCGCGCAGTTCCTCGCTTACTTCAAGTGGACGGGTATCGGTCAGGTTCTTGCGATCTACGGTGCCGATATCTTCAAGCAGATCAATGCACCTGGTTGGGCGATTCTGTTGGGAATGGCCCTCGTCATTTCGGTAATGAACCTGATCCTGACCAGTGGTTCCGCCATGTGGGCGCTCGCCGCGCCGGTTTTCATTCCAATGCTCATGCTGCTCGGAATTGAGCCGGAAGCCACTCAGGCTATGTACCGCGTCGCGGATTCGGTTACCAACTGTGTTACTCCGATGAGCCCATACTTTGTGATGGCACTCGGCTTCATCCAGTCCTACAAGAAGAGCGCAGGTATCGGCACCCTAGCTTCCTTCACGCTGCCTCTGGCAGGCGTCATCTGGGTAGTGTGGGTCGCGTTCTTCATGATCTGGTATCTCACCGGCATCCCGTTTGGATTCTAA
- a CDS encoding M20 family metallopeptidase produces MKLLTGVEKHLDEIISDITCLVETETYSTDLKGLDDGADKIKKILTARLGANIKIETIPAEGFGDHLVVTVPGTSGKKALFVGHYDTVWPQGTLVQWQQREKTDATGRRQLSGPGIFDMKTGLVQAIWVTKVLQEWDLPRPTITLLINGDEEIGSPSSRALIEDHSKGSDMAFVFEASHEGKVKTSRKGVGLITVEAIGVESHAGLNPGDGASAITALMEWCLEAVKLANPVEGTTVNVGLISGGTGSNVVAGKATAKLDIRLRTFAEQERLDVALDQIEWTDDRVKINVTKGWNRPPMEFTPASQDLYRELETTALEMGKSIEHTAVGGASDANFIAPLGIPVICGIGADGAGAHARHEFIYPDSIPFFIALVAGTVSRLA; encoded by the coding sequence ATGAAGTTGCTTACCGGAGTAGAAAAGCACCTGGATGAAATCATCTCGGATATTACTTGTTTGGTGGAAACCGAAACTTACAGCACCGACCTCAAAGGCCTAGACGATGGTGCTGACAAGATCAAAAAGATCCTTACTGCTCGCCTTGGTGCCAATATCAAAATTGAGACCATTCCAGCAGAAGGATTCGGTGACCATTTAGTGGTAACGGTGCCGGGCACGTCTGGCAAAAAGGCGTTATTTGTTGGGCATTACGATACGGTATGGCCACAGGGAACACTCGTACAGTGGCAGCAACGAGAAAAAACTGATGCGACTGGTCGACGCCAACTGTCAGGCCCCGGGATTTTTGACATGAAGACCGGGCTAGTTCAAGCCATCTGGGTTACCAAGGTACTGCAGGAATGGGATTTGCCACGCCCAACAATTACGTTGCTCATCAATGGTGACGAAGAGATCGGATCGCCTTCGTCGCGTGCGCTGATTGAAGATCACTCTAAGGGGAGTGACATGGCGTTTGTTTTCGAAGCCTCCCATGAGGGAAAGGTTAAAACGTCACGTAAGGGGGTTGGCCTTATCACCGTGGAAGCCATTGGAGTGGAGTCACACGCTGGACTCAACCCTGGGGACGGCGCTAGCGCTATCACCGCCTTGATGGAGTGGTGTTTGGAGGCAGTGAAACTGGCAAATCCTGTGGAGGGGACCACAGTGAACGTAGGGTTAATATCAGGTGGTACCGGCAGTAATGTCGTCGCAGGTAAAGCTACAGCGAAGTTGGATATTCGTCTCCGGACTTTTGCAGAACAGGAGCGACTCGATGTTGCCCTTGACCAAATTGAGTGGACTGATGATCGTGTTAAGATCAACGTCACTAAGGGATGGAACCGGCCTCCAATGGAGTTCACGCCCGCGAGCCAGGACCTGTACCGAGAATTAGAGACTACCGCCTTGGAAATGGGGAAAAGCATCGAGCACACAGCCGTCGGTGGAGCCAGCGATGCCAACTTTATTGCCCCATTGGGGATCCCTGTCATATGTGGCATTGGGGCTGATGGCGCGGGCGCGCACGCACGTCACGAATTCATTTATCCTGACTCGATTCCTTTTTTCATCGCACTGGTGGCGGGAACAGTGTCACGGCTAGCCTGA
- a CDS encoding GrpB family protein, translated as MSVHVVPYSDEWPTHFAEVASELHRALETVPVVAIEHVGSTAVPGLAAKPVLDIDIIVERQHVDAAISALATAGYVHRGDLGVTDREAFTAPDNDPARHVYLCVEDTLHLRNHLAFRDVLRQRSDLREKYSAVKMHLARDPEMDIDTYIAGKAGVLQEILAYSDLTDEEKALIYKLNTQS; from the coding sequence ATGTCTGTTCACGTCGTGCCGTACTCGGACGAGTGGCCAACACACTTCGCGGAGGTGGCGAGCGAGCTGCACCGCGCGCTCGAAACCGTCCCCGTCGTGGCGATCGAACACGTCGGTTCCACCGCAGTGCCAGGTCTTGCAGCTAAGCCCGTTCTCGACATCGACATCATCGTGGAACGCCAGCATGTTGATGCTGCGATTTCTGCACTTGCTACTGCTGGATACGTTCACCGCGGCGATCTCGGCGTGACAGACAGAGAAGCATTCACCGCACCAGACAATGATCCAGCCCGGCACGTCTACCTTTGCGTAGAAGACACCTTGCACCTGCGAAACCATTTGGCCTTCCGTGACGTCCTCCGGCAGCGGTCCGACCTGCGCGAGAAATACAGCGCGGTGAAAATGCACTTGGCTCGAGATCCCGAAATGGACATCGATACCTACATCGCGGGGAAGGCCGGCGTGCTGCAAGAGATACTCGCATACTCCGACCTCACCGATGAAGAGAAGGCACTGATCTACAAACTGAACACGCAAAGCTGA
- a CDS encoding PTS glucose/sucrose transporter subunit IIB, with amino-acid sequence MDYQSLAKQVTEHVGGSENINLVPHCSTRLRINIADQSKVDKAKLQAIDGVLGVITGPQTQIVIGNNVVPAYEAMIKETGRSGGGSSEAQSHCRREAAVDGQARRQCGDGLRR; translated from the coding sequence ATGGACTACCAATCCCTTGCCAAGCAAGTCACTGAACACGTCGGTGGTAGCGAGAACATCAATTTGGTGCCGCACTGCTCCACTCGTCTTCGCATTAATATTGCTGACCAGTCGAAGGTCGATAAGGCAAAGCTGCAGGCTATTGATGGCGTGCTTGGTGTCATCACAGGTCCGCAGACCCAGATCGTTATCGGCAATAACGTCGTCCCGGCGTACGAGGCGATGATCAAGGAAACCGGTCGCTCTGGCGGCGGTTCCAGCGAGGCCCAAAGCCACTGTCGCAGAGAAGCGGCCGTGGACGGCCAAGCACGTCGGCAATGCGGTGATGGACTTCGTCGTTAG